The sequence below is a genomic window from Patescibacteria group bacterium.
CCGAATATTTTTTAAGTTTTGAATCAAAAGATAAAAAAACCCTTTACGCTTTTCTGCGTTTACGCTTGCCAAACTCTTTATCCGCGCAGACTGGAAAGTCTGCGCGGGCCAGTCATATTGCTATGATTCGTGAACTACATACCTATGGCCAATCCCTATCCCTCCCAAAAAGATCTTCCCAAAGAAGCTCGGCTGTTCAAACCCGACTAAAAGCTGTCCAGCATTTGGGGTTGGGTAAAAAATTGATGAAAAAAGCCGAGAAAATAGCTAAGCAAAAAAGTTTTCAAAAAATTGCCGTTATCTCTGGTATTGGCGTACGCCAATATTATCGTAAACTAGACTACCGTTTAAGTCAGACTTATATGGTTAAGAAAATTAAATAAATATCTCATTCTCCCCAAGGCATTAAATAGTCTTTAAAATTATAGGGTAATTTGCTATCGCCCGGTACTTTTTTAGTTATTAAAGATATGCTAAAATAACCACACCTATGAAATATTTAAACAAAACTGATAATAAAGTGGCTCGGGCTATTGCCCAGGAGATAAAAAGACAGCAGACTGGACTGGAATTAATCCCTTCAGAAAACTTTGTTTCTATGTCAGTCCTGGAAGCCTTGGGTAGTGTTTTAACTAATAAGTATTCAGAAGGCTACCCCGGTAAGCGATATTACGGCGGTACCCAGAATGTTGATACTACCGAGCAACTAGCTATTGACCGAGCTAAAAAACTTTTCGGGGCCGAGCATGTTAATGTCCAGCCTTTGTCTGGCGCTCCGGCCAATGTAGCTGTTTATTTTGCCTTGCTTGAGCCAGGTGATACAGTTCTAGGCATGGATCTCTCGCACGGCGGGCATCTCACTCACGGCCATCCGGTTACTTATATGTCTAAGCTTTATAACTTTGTCAGATATAAAACTACTCCGGCCGGCGAAATTGATTATCAGGAAGTAGAAAAACTGGCTAAAGAACACAAGCCAAAAATAATTCTCTGCGGCTATTCAGCTTACTCTCGGGAAATTGATTATCAAAAATTTAAATATATTGCTGATCAGGTTAATGCTATTACCATGGCTGATATCGCTCATATCGCCGGCTTGATCGCGGCTGGCCAGATGAATAATCCAGTACCTCTTTTTGATATAGTAACCACTACCACTCATAAAACTCTGCGTGGCCCCCGCGGCGGTATGATTATGTGCCAGGAAAAATGGGCTGAGAAAATTGATAAGGCAGTTTTTCCCGGTTTCCAGGGCGGGCCGCATGAGCATAATATTGCCGCCAAAGCGGTCGCTTTTGGTGAAGCTTTATTGCCCTCTTTCAAAGAATACGCCCGGCAAATTAAGAAAAATGCTAAAGTGCTTTGCCAAACTCTTAAAAACGAGGGGTTAAAAATTTGTTTTAACAAAACTGAAAATCACCTTATTTTATCGGACCTGACTCCCCTTGGCCTAGCCGGTAAAGAAGCACAAAATGTTTTGGACGAAGTTAAGATTACCTTGAATAAAAATATGATTCCGGATGACCCCAGAAAACCCATGGACCCCTCTGGCATCCGTTTG
It includes:
- the glyA gene encoding serine hydroxymethyltransferase, coding for MKYLNKTDNKVARAIAQEIKRQQTGLELIPSENFVSMSVLEALGSVLTNKYSEGYPGKRYYGGTQNVDTTEQLAIDRAKKLFGAEHVNVQPLSGAPANVAVYFALLEPGDTVLGMDLSHGGHLTHGHPVTYMSKLYNFVRYKTTPAGEIDYQEVEKLAKEHKPKIILCGYSAYSREIDYQKFKYIADQVNAITMADIAHIAGLIAAGQMNNPVPLFDIVTTTTHKTLRGPRGGMIMCQEKWAEKIDKAVFPGFQGGPHEHNIAAKAVAFGEALLPSFKEYARQIKKNAKVLCQTLKNEGLKICFNKTENHLILSDLTPLGLAGKEAQNVLDEVKITLNKNMIPDDPRKPMDPSGIRLGTPALTTRGFKEKDMKIVGETLAQVLKNPKSDSIKKQALTVVADLTKKHPLYPEL